The Rhododendron vialii isolate Sample 1 chromosome 6a, ASM3025357v1 genome includes a window with the following:
- the LOC131330076 gene encoding uncharacterized protein LOC131330076 isoform X2, translating to MDYHYVYKDVEGASTQWDDIQRKLGNLPPKPPPFKPPPFTPSEGQDSKPKDKSWIDDKTEDQLEDLEDDTNLDDDRFLEEYRYPECGLLLQCLEDLATKYPGTKFVKIISTDCIPNYPDRNLPTLLVYNNGAVKGNYAGLHSFGRRCTPEGVALVLCQSNPVLVERQSGGEQSRKAVLDGVRQRLIEKVVRDHEDDDAGSSSD from the exons ATGGATTACCATTATGTGTACAAAGATGTGGAAGGAGCGTCGACGCAGTGGGATGACATCCAGAGAAAACTGGGAAACCTCCCTCCCAAACCTCCTCCGTTCAAGCCTCCTCCTTTTACCCCATCCGAAGGCCAAGACTCCAAACCCAAAGACAAATCGTGGATCGATGACAAGACCGAGGATCAGCTCGAAGATCTCGAAGACGACACCAATCTCGACGATGATCGCTTCCTCGAAGAGTACCG ATACCCAGAATGTGGGCTTCTTCTGCAATGTTTGGAAGACCTGGCAACAAAATATCCAGGAACAAAATTTGTGAAGATCATATCTACTGACTGCATACCTAACTATCCCGATCGAAATCTTCCCACTCTTTTGGTCTACAATAATGGTGCTGTCAAGGGGAATTATGCAGGATTGCATAGTTTTGGTCGCAGGTGTACTCCAGAAG GTGTTGCCTTGGTTCTCTGCCAATCCAATCCTGTTCTCGTCGAGAGGCAAAGTGGAGGCGAGCAATCAAGAAAAGCAGTCCTTGATGGCGTTCGGCAGAGGCTTATAGAGAAAGTTGTTAGAGACCATGAAGATGATGATGCTGGATCTTCAAGTGATTAG
- the LOC131330076 gene encoding uncharacterized protein LOC131330076 isoform X1, which produces MDYHYVYKDVEGASTQWDDIQRKLGNLPPKPPPFKPPPFTPSEGQDSKPKDKSWIDDKTEDQLEDLEDDTNLDDDRFLEEYRKKRLAEMREVAKVRRYGSVIPISGSDFVREVSQAPEDVWVVVILYKDGYPECGLLLQCLEDLATKYPGTKFVKIISTDCIPNYPDRNLPTLLVYNNGAVKGNYAGLHSFGRRCTPEGVALVLCQSNPVLVERQSGGEQSRKAVLDGVRQRLIEKVVRDHEDDDAGSSSD; this is translated from the exons ATGGATTACCATTATGTGTACAAAGATGTGGAAGGAGCGTCGACGCAGTGGGATGACATCCAGAGAAAACTGGGAAACCTCCCTCCCAAACCTCCTCCGTTCAAGCCTCCTCCTTTTACCCCATCCGAAGGCCAAGACTCCAAACCCAAAGACAAATCGTGGATCGATGACAAGACCGAGGATCAGCTCGAAGATCTCGAAGACGACACCAATCTCGACGATGATCGCTTCCTCGAAGAGTACCG GAAGAAGAGGTTGGCAGAGATGAGAGAAGTAGCTAAGGTTCGGAGGTATGGATCAGTGATTCCCATTTCTGGATCCGATTTTGTACGCGAGGTTTCTCAAGCTCCAGAAGATGTTTGGGTCGTGGTGATTTTGTACAAAGATGG ATACCCAGAATGTGGGCTTCTTCTGCAATGTTTGGAAGACCTGGCAACAAAATATCCAGGAACAAAATTTGTGAAGATCATATCTACTGACTGCATACCTAACTATCCCGATCGAAATCTTCCCACTCTTTTGGTCTACAATAATGGTGCTGTCAAGGGGAATTATGCAGGATTGCATAGTTTTGGTCGCAGGTGTACTCCAGAAG GTGTTGCCTTGGTTCTCTGCCAATCCAATCCTGTTCTCGTCGAGAGGCAAAGTGGAGGCGAGCAATCAAGAAAAGCAGTCCTTGATGGCGTTCGGCAGAGGCTTATAGAGAAAGTTGTTAGAGACCATGAAGATGATGATGCTGGATCTTCAAGTGATTAG